A window of the Lactuca sativa cultivar Salinas chromosome 5, Lsat_Salinas_v11, whole genome shotgun sequence genome harbors these coding sequences:
- the LOC111919982 gene encoding glutamate receptor 2.9 translates to MKMHNSASYQVSLVAFSMLWFLLQASVITTNFSIGVILDQTSRPGKEAKVAIEIAIQDFNIKTSQTSVLYLQNSRNKPLHAAIAAKHLIDEDNLKAILGSHTWEEASAIAEVIIYEASHLASTASIISPLSQAFRQTGSELNHILPLTSGSCLLEEELEVFKKQQVKFFVTHTSLELGIRLFQEVTEMEMTGVRYLWIATNGITNRFHSTISSLKGMAGVKSYFQENTPDFRDFRKRFRQNSSFDYPEEEEDEPGIFGVQGYKTVKLLEEMSPENFDRKIPPPQSTVEIVNVVGKGYHSVHRTEGSGFSETIDDGVNEAMDNVGQAMWSEQPWYANKKRRDLAKSTEIRMRVGVPGRSLFKQFVNVEYTPKKNETVISGFAIAVFDEMMRELKLPYDYFPFNGSYDELISQIPAEKFDAIAGDVTIVARRHDYVDFTQPYTESGLEMIVPNRSKLSNQPWFMMPFTATMWWLIAAITLYNGFVIWLIERPRPNYLQGSIIWLAFATLFTLRGDRLRSNWSRVAVVVWLFVALIITQSYTASLASMLTAQQFEPTITSVEMLRKMNATVGYCNGSFINHYLKDVLGFKSIKIKSYDSTPQYAQALNRGEIAAIFLEVPVAKVFLAQYCKRFVRTGETFKVGGFGFAFPREFSWLSEANKALMTASESGKLKELEDTFLTSGKCVDDDESFPNEYESLSPQSFSTLFVLTGGTSTVCLVVYILKRIRRRLIRIM, encoded by the exons atgAAGATGCATAATTCTGCAAGTTACCAGGTCTCTTTGGTTGCTTTCTCAATGTTGTGGTTTCTTCTACAAGCATCAGTGATCACTACAAATTTCAGCATTGGTGTGATTCTTGATCAAACTTCTAGGCCTGGAAAAGAGGCCAAAGTAGCCATTGAGATAGCAATTCAAGATTTCAATATCAAAACCAGTCAGACTTCTGTTTTATATCTTCAAAACTCTCGAAACAAACCCCTTCATGCAGCTATTGCAG CAAAACATCTTATTGATGAAGACAATTTGAAAGCCATTTTGGGAAGTCATACATGGGAAGAAGCTTCTGCCATAGCCGAGGTTATCATATATGAAGCTTCACATCTAGCCTCAACAGCATCAAtcatctctcctctctctcaggCATTTCGACAAACAGGTTCTGAGCTAAACCATATCTTACCACTCACATCTGGTTCATGTTTGTTAGAAGAAGAGCTTGAGGTGTTCAAGAAACAACAAGTTAAATTCTTTGTAACTCATACGTCTCTGGAACTCGGGATTCGTCTCTTTCAGGAAGTCACGGAGATGGAAATGACCGGAGTTAGGTACCTATGGATTGCaactaatggaatcacaaatcgtTTTCATTCCACGATTTCTTCATTGAAAGGCATGGCTGGAGTCAAAAGCTACTTCCAGGAAAACACGCCGGATTTTAGAGATTTCAGAAAAAGATTCCGTCAAAATTCCAGTTTCGATTACCCAGAAGAAGAGGAGGACGAACCTGGAATTTTTGGCGTGCAAGGATACAAAACCGTGAAATTATTAGAAGAAATGTCACCTGAAAACTTTGATCGCAAAATTCCACCCCCGCAGAGTACTGTGGAGATCGTGAACGTGGTAGGAAAGGGATATCACAGTGTGCACAGGACCGAAGGATCAGGGTTTTCAGAGACAATTGACGATGGCGTCAATGAAGCAATGGACAACGTCGGGCAAGCTATGTGGTCTGAGCAACCGTGGTATGCCAATAAAAAGCGCCGGGATCTAGCCAAAAGTACAGAGATTCGGATGAGGGTCGGCGTGCCTGGTAGATCTCTGTTTAAGCAATTCGTAAACGTGGAATATACTCCCAAGAAGAATGAAACTGTCATTAGTGGATTCGCAATCGCTGTGTTTGATGAGATGATGAGAGAATTGAAATTGCCATACGATTATTTTCCATTCAATGGTTCTTATGATGAACTGATAAGCCAAATACCAGCAGAG AAATTCGACGCGATAGCAGGCGATGTAACAATTGTGGCGAGAAGGCACGACTACGTCGATTTCACGCAACCATACACCGAATCTGGTTTGGAGATGATCGTCCCCAACCGATCCAAATTATCAAACCAGCCATGGTTTATGATGCCTTTCACTGCAACAATGTGGTGGTTAATAGCAGCAATCACCCTTTACAACGGCTTCGTCATTTGGTTGATCGAGAGACCCCGCCCCAACTATCTTCAAGGCTCCATCATTTGGCTTGCATTCGCTACACTCTTTACTTTGCGAG GGGACAGGTTGCGTAGCAATTGGTCAAGAGTGGCTGTTGTCGTCTGGCTGTTTGTGGCGCTAATCATCACACAGAGCTACACGGCTAGCTTGGCCAGCATGCTAACTGCTCAACAATTCGAACCCACCATAACCAGTGTTGAGATGCTCAGGAAGATGAATGCAACAGTGGGGTACTGCAACGGGTCCTTTATCAACCACTATTTGAAGGATGTTCTCGGTTTCAAGAGCATCAAGATCAAGAGCTATGACTCAACTCCTCAATACGCACAAGCCCTAAACAGAGGCGAAATCGCAGCCATATTTCTTGAAGTTCCGGTAGCCAAAGTCTTCCTAGCTCAGTACTGCAAGAGATTCGTTAGAACTGGAGAGACATTCAAAGTTGGTGGATTTGGATTC GCATTTCCAAGGGAATTTTCATGGCTTTCTGAGGCAAACAAAGCCTTAATGACTGCATCAGAAAGTGGGAAACTGAAAGAACTTGAAGACACGTTTCTTACATCTGGGAAGTGTGTGGACGATGATGAATCGTTTCCTAACGAATATGAGAGTCTTAGCCCTCAGAGCTTCTCGACACTATTTGTGTTAACGGGAGGGACATCAACTGTTTGTCTTGTCGTCTACATTTTGAAAAGGATTAGGAGGCGATTGATTCGCATAATGTAG